DNA sequence from the Streptomyces tsukubensis genome:
CGCGGCCGCCGGAGCCGCCATGGGCGTCTTCGTACCGCCCTATCTCGCCCTGGCCGGAGCACTGCTGACGGCCGGTGACACGACCGGCGGCGGCCTGGTGACCGGCGCCGGAATGCTCGCCGCGGCCGCCGCCGCGGCGGGCGGGGCCGTCCTCACGGTCGCCGCGGTCGCCGCCTACGTCCCCCTGCTGCTCTCCCTCGCCGTCCCCGCCGTCGGCGGAGCGGTCTGGGGCATCCTGATGCTCACGCTCGACACCGACGCCGGGTCCGCCGCCGCACCCGTCGCGGTCGTCGCCGTCCTCATCGGCGGACTCGTCCCCGGGATCTCCTTCCGGCTCTCCGGACTGCGCCTCCCCGTGCTGCCGTCCAACGCCGAGGAACTCCAGGAAGGCATCGACCCGCACCCCCACGGGCACGTCGTGACCCGGACCGGCCTGGCCGAGGAGTGGATGACCGCCCTGTACGCGGCCATCGGCCTGCTGCTCGCCGCGGTCCTCACCGCCCTCCTCACCGACGACCCCGGCACCCCCGCCCGGGTCACCGCCGCGGTCCTCTGCCTGCTCCTGCTGCTCCACTCCCGCGGTATCGGCCACGCCTGGCAGCGCCCCGCCGTCGTACTCCCCGGGCTCTACGGGCTGGTGCTCATGGCCCTGACGAGCGCCCCCGACCTCGCCCCCGAGCGGCGGCCCGTGCTGCTCGCCTCCCTGCTCGCCCTCGCGGGCGCCGCGGCCATCGCCTCCTGGACGGTGCCCGGCCGCCGGATGCTGCCCCACTGGGGCCGCGCCGGGGACATCCTCCACACCTGCGCGGCGGTCGCCCTGATCCCGCTGTCGCTCTGGGTGCTCGGCGTGTACGGCCGTCTGCGCGGCGTCTCCGGCTGACCCCGGACCACGACCGCCGCGGCCCCGGCCGCACCAGCCACCAACCCACGGATCAGGGCGGAGGAACACCCAGTGCAGTCCAGAAAAGACCAGGTCCAGGCGCATATGTTCGTCATGGGCCGACTCACCGGCGGCATGCTCCGCCAGGACCCCGACGCCCCCGAGACCCCGGGCGGGCGCACCAACCGCGGGCTGGCCTGGGGCATCGGACTCGCCGTCGTCCTCGTCCTCGGCTTTCTGCTCTACGGACTCATCGCACCGGCCGGCACCAAGACCTGGCGCACCTCGAACGCGCTCATCGTCCAGAAGGACACCGGCACCCGCTATCTGTACCTCGACGGAGTGCTCCGCCCGGTGCACAACTACGCCTCCGCCCGGCTGATCGCGGAGAAGGCACCCGCCACCGTCAGCGTCTCCGCGGCCTCCCTGCGCGGCGAACGGCGCGGCACCCCCGTCGGGATCCCCGGGGCCCCGGACGCCCTGCCCGCCCCCCGCGACCTGGAACGCGGCGCGTGGCAGGTCTGCGCCGAAGAACCCCTGAGCACCGGACCCGACGGCACCGGCCGGCAGACCCGCACCTCCCTGCGCCTCGGCCCCGCCGCCGACGGCGAGGTCCCCGGCCGCAGACAGGCCGTGCTCGTCCGCGCCGACGACGGCACCCGCCATCTCCTCTGGGGCGACCAGCGACTGCGGATCGGCGGACACGGAGCCCTGCAGGCCCTCGGCTACTCCGGCACCCCGCCCGTCCCGGTCTCCGCCGCCTTCCTCAGCAGCCTGCCCGCCGGAGCCGATCTGGTGGCACCCGAGGTCGAAGGCCGCGGTACGCAGTCCGGCCGGACGGGAACCGCGACCGCCAGGGTGGGCCAGGTGTTCCGGCTCGAATCGCCCGGTGCGACCGGCCAGTACTTCCTGCTGGAGAAGGCCGGACTGCGGCCCCTCAGCCCGCTCGCCGCCGCCCTCGTCCTGGGCGACGCCCGCACCGCTGCCCAGGCCTACCCCGGTGCCCGGCCCGCCGCACTGCCCCTGACCGCCGACGAACTGACCCGGCGCCAGGCACCGGCGGCGACAGCCGCCCCGTCCCCGGCGGACTGGCCGAACACCACCCCTCCGGTCGTCCGGGCCTCCCCGGGCGCCGCGCTCTGCGCCCAGATCCAACCCGAGGGCACCACCCCCCGGATCCGGCTCGCCCTGCTCCCCGCCGCCCCCGCTTCGGTACCCCCGGCGAGGGGCCCCGAGATCGCCCCCGCCTGT
Encoded proteins:
- the eccB gene encoding type VII secretion protein EccB, with amino-acid sequence MQSRKDQVQAHMFVMGRLTGGMLRQDPDAPETPGGRTNRGLAWGIGLAVVLVLGFLLYGLIAPAGTKTWRTSNALIVQKDTGTRYLYLDGVLRPVHNYASARLIAEKAPATVSVSAASLRGERRGTPVGIPGAPDALPAPRDLERGAWQVCAEEPLSTGPDGTGRQTRTSLRLGPAADGEVPGRRQAVLVRADDGTRHLLWGDQRLRIGGHGALQALGYSGTPPVPVSAAFLSSLPAGADLVAPEVEGRGTQSGRTGTATARVGQVFRLESPGATGQYFLLEKAGLRPLSPLAAALVLGDARTAAQAYPGARPAALPLTADELTRRQAPAATAAPSPADWPNTTPPVVRASPGAALCAQIQPEGTTPRIRLALLPAAPASVPPARGPEIAPACLPVDGITVAPGRGALVAALGAGGGVRGTTTYLVTDVGVKYRIGEGAAAQRLGLKGAAVQAVPSRLLDMLPTGPDLDVAAATGATDRRIPANRPCR
- the eccD gene encoding type VII secretion integral membrane protein EccD; translated protein: MTETSGISSPGLCRLTVKTPRRLLDLAVPGDVPLADLLPTLLDHAGEELAEQGIEHGGWVLQRLGDDPLDEESTLEALGLHDGDILHLRPRTDALPAIHFDDLVDGVAGSMRERPHGWNARSGRRMLLGTAGLLLAAGWVVCALPGGPYTTRAAVAAVTGLLVLFGAAAASRAVGDAAAGAAMGVFVPPYLALAGALLTAGDTTGGGLVTGAGMLAAAAAAAGGAVLTVAAVAAYVPLLLSLAVPAVGGAVWGILMLTLDTDAGSAAAPVAVVAVLIGGLVPGISFRLSGLRLPVLPSNAEELQEGIDPHPHGHVVTRTGLAEEWMTALYAAIGLLLAAVLTALLTDDPGTPARVTAAVLCLLLLLHSRGIGHAWQRPAVVLPGLYGLVLMALTSAPDLAPERRPVLLASLLALAGAAAIASWTVPGRRMLPHWGRAGDILHTCAAVALIPLSLWVLGVYGRLRGVSG